The proteins below come from a single Pradoshia eiseniae genomic window:
- a CDS encoding glycoside hydrolase family 2 protein, with translation MRKIVNINDSWKFIKQDEVNAYNKSFDDTSWETVSVPHTWNAIDGANGFDFHKGACWYRKEVMVDTLEQGNRVYIEFNGSNSITDVYVNGHHMGQHRGGYSTFRFDITDVVEFGKANTVAVKVDNTVVEDVYPQMADFTFYGGIYRDVNLVITNHVHFDLMDYGSQGIYIIQDEVNEEKAALTIKSKLVNELDTEKKVRLWADLFDAEGNVVAYAAKDVVLAAGENKEVEMPAVIKNPTLWNGRKNAYMYKANVSLTSFNDTIDEISIPFGVRYFEVDPDKGFILNGQPLRLNGVSRHQDRKDMGWAITKKEHKEDMELIKEVGATSIRLAHYQHDQYFYDLCDQEGMVVWAEIPFISIMSKTELEGINAKQQMIELIRQNFNHPCIMFWGVQNEIQIGGNRPEVRKLVRELAELTKKEDPTRLTTQANVMFVPDNDEYNYMTDIIGYNKYYGWYQGEAEDFGPWIDGYHATNPTVPLGISEYGAEGIIEYHTDDAKVKDYTEEYHALYHEKVWKIFSERPFLWSTYVWNMFDFGANIRDEGGVKGRNNKGLITYDRKIKKDAFFMYKANWSEEKVLHITSKRYIDRADEAITVKIYSNCDEVTLYVNGTEVATQKGEDKVFIFENVALQPGLNEVRAVSGDVEDTAFFNKVEEANPSYVLPETEAGGVVDNWFEMPEDMGEVEIEELEITDDVYSTRCTFGELFANPEAKAVLQKYLNGFSEEHPMYGMAEGMQIDMLASLAPEIFSEQLLFMLNKELTKIKKA, from the coding sequence ATGAGAAAGATCGTAAACATCAATGATTCATGGAAATTTATTAAACAAGATGAAGTTAACGCTTACAATAAAAGCTTTGATGATACTAGCTGGGAAACTGTGAGTGTTCCGCATACTTGGAATGCGATTGATGGAGCGAATGGGTTCGATTTCCACAAAGGTGCGTGCTGGTACCGCAAGGAAGTAATGGTTGATACACTAGAGCAAGGAAACCGTGTATACATTGAGTTCAACGGCTCTAACAGCATTACGGACGTATATGTAAACGGTCACCATATGGGACAGCACCGCGGCGGATATTCTACTTTCCGTTTTGATATTACAGATGTGGTTGAGTTTGGAAAAGCAAACACAGTAGCGGTAAAAGTGGATAACACAGTTGTGGAAGATGTATATCCGCAAATGGCTGACTTTACATTCTATGGCGGTATCTATCGTGACGTTAACTTGGTTATCACAAACCATGTTCACTTTGACTTGATGGATTACGGTTCACAAGGTATTTACATCATCCAGGACGAAGTAAACGAAGAGAAGGCAGCTTTGACGATTAAATCCAAACTCGTCAACGAGCTTGACACAGAAAAGAAAGTACGCCTTTGGGCAGATCTATTTGACGCTGAAGGTAATGTGGTTGCTTATGCAGCGAAAGATGTTGTTCTTGCAGCTGGTGAAAATAAAGAAGTAGAAATGCCTGCTGTTATTAAAAACCCAACTCTTTGGAACGGCAGAAAAAATGCTTACATGTATAAAGCAAACGTGAGCTTAACAAGCTTCAATGACACAATTGATGAAATTTCCATTCCATTCGGTGTAAGATACTTCGAAGTGGACCCGGACAAAGGATTCATCCTTAATGGACAGCCTTTACGCCTAAATGGTGTTTCTCGTCACCAAGATAGAAAAGACATGGGCTGGGCAATTACGAAGAAAGAACATAAAGAAGATATGGAATTGATCAAAGAGGTTGGCGCGACTTCTATCCGTCTGGCTCACTACCAGCATGACCAATATTTCTATGATCTCTGTGACCAAGAGGGTATGGTTGTATGGGCTGAAATTCCGTTCATCTCAATTATGTCTAAAACTGAACTAGAAGGTATCAACGCGAAACAGCAAATGATCGAGTTGATCAGACAAAACTTCAACCACCCATGCATTATGTTCTGGGGCGTGCAAAATGAGATCCAAATCGGCGGTAACCGTCCAGAAGTTAGAAAGTTAGTAAGAGAGCTTGCTGAATTAACGAAAAAAGAAGATCCAACACGCTTAACAACACAAGCGAACGTTATGTTTGTACCAGATAATGATGAGTATAACTATATGACTGATATTATTGGATACAATAAATATTATGGCTGGTACCAAGGGGAAGCAGAAGATTTTGGTCCTTGGATTGATGGGTACCATGCAACAAACCCTACTGTTCCTTTAGGTATTTCTGAATACGGTGCAGAAGGAATTATCGAATATCACACAGATGATGCAAAGGTAAAAGACTACACAGAAGAATATCATGCACTATACCACGAAAAAGTGTGGAAAATCTTCTCTGAGCGCCCATTCCTTTGGTCAACATATGTATGGAACATGTTTGACTTCGGTGCGAACATCCGTGATGAAGGCGGCGTAAAGGGAAGAAACAACAAAGGCTTAATCACTTATGACCGCAAAATTAAGAAAGATGCTTTCTTCATGTACAAAGCAAACTGGTCAGAAGAAAAAGTTCTTCATATCACAAGCAAACGCTATATTGACCGTGCGGATGAGGCAATCACGGTGAAAATCTATTCCAACTGTGATGAAGTAACGCTTTATGTGAACGGAACAGAAGTAGCGACACAAAAAGGCGAGGATAAAGTCTTCATCTTTGAAAATGTTGCGCTGCAGCCAGGTTTGAATGAAGTAAGAGCTGTATCTGGCGATGTAGAAGACACAGCATTCTTCAATAAAGTAGAAGAAGCTAACCCAAGCTATGTCCTTCCTGAGACTGAGGCTGGCGGAGTAGTAGATAACTGGTTCGAAATGCCTGAAGACATGGGCGAGGTTGAAATTGAAGAGCTGGAAATCACAGATGATGTGTACTCTACACGCTGCACATTTGGGGAACTATTTGCGAACCCAGAAGCAAAAGCAGTATTGCAAAAATACCTAAATGGCTTCTCAGAAGAGCATCCAATGTATGGTATGGCAGAAGGCATGCAAATCGACATGCTGGCTAGCTTGGCACCAGAGATATTCTCAGAACAATTGCTGTTCATGCTAAACAAAGAGCTGACAAAAATCAAAAAAGCCTAA
- a CDS encoding sugar kinase, translating into MMKSIMLFGEMLLRLTPSNHQLFIQASQLNMVYGGSEANIAVALSNWGEKTSYATCVPDNNIGLAAIMQLRQFGVNTDYVIQQGHKMGLYFVEEGHSIRPTEVTYDRQNSAFVDAVPNDYQLEEMLGQAKWLHVSGISLGVSKQARETTMALVKLARQKGIKVSFDFNYRAKLWSIEEAREAFIEILPYVNVCFGSYMDVLTLRQEKRKVKSFDEKIELLKELQKEYNFDQIFTTEREILDDNVQNLSCAVITATEHHKLGPVRVNVLDRIGTGDSFVAGALFGLANSYSLQETLDFALSSFALKHTIVGDFQVASKEAVQGFDLNGEKVIIKR; encoded by the coding sequence ATGATGAAGTCAATCATGTTGTTTGGAGAAATGCTGTTGCGTCTTACTCCCTCCAATCATCAATTATTTATTCAGGCCAGCCAATTGAACATGGTTTACGGCGGCTCTGAGGCGAATATCGCAGTCGCTTTAAGCAATTGGGGCGAAAAAACGTCTTATGCTACCTGTGTTCCGGATAATAACATTGGATTGGCAGCGATTATGCAATTGCGTCAATTTGGAGTTAATACGGATTATGTGATTCAGCAGGGTCATAAAATGGGCCTTTATTTCGTGGAGGAAGGGCACTCCATCCGTCCGACAGAGGTTACCTATGACCGTCAAAATTCAGCATTTGTCGATGCTGTGCCTAATGATTATCAGCTTGAAGAGATGCTTGGACAAGCGAAATGGCTGCATGTCAGCGGAATCAGCTTAGGCGTGAGCAAACAAGCGCGTGAAACAACAATGGCACTTGTGAAATTGGCCCGCCAAAAAGGAATCAAAGTAAGCTTTGATTTCAATTACCGTGCAAAACTATGGAGTATTGAAGAAGCTAGAGAAGCATTCATTGAAATCCTGCCTTACGTAAATGTTTGCTTCGGCAGCTACATGGATGTTCTCACTCTTCGCCAAGAGAAAAGAAAGGTAAAATCCTTTGATGAGAAGATCGAATTGCTCAAGGAGCTTCAAAAGGAATATAACTTCGACCAAATCTTTACGACTGAACGCGAGATTCTTGATGATAATGTCCAGAATTTAAGCTGTGCAGTCATCACTGCTACGGAGCATCATAAACTTGGCCCGGTTAGAGTCAATGTCCTTGATCGAATCGGAACAGGCGATTCATTTGTTGCCGGAGCATTATTCGGTCTTGCGAATTCCTACAGTCTGCAAGAGACATTGGATTTTGCTCTATCATCATTTGCTTTGAAGCACACTATTGTTGGCGACTTCCAGGTTGCGAGCAAAGAAGCGGTTCAAGGGTTCGACTTGAATGGCGAGAAGGTTATTATTAAAAGATAA
- a CDS encoding DUF4097 family beta strand repeat-containing protein, whose amino-acid sequence MSKHIFFVFSFFIMIIITGCSPVQENVIGHTESIEGVREIVIDFASTDVTFQPSDEGELEAYLTVYDDGPGVIADRSSRQLSISLGSDMTRLLNLEKKPALEVRIPRQFRGKVILDGASGNVSGHNLDHHQLDIRSSSGNVNLHFSELNNKVEIKTTSGNASVVFDEEQPNVNLAIDTNSGRQSINLSLDKQSQSKKGLHGSAGDAGNKMIIQTKSGNIQINE is encoded by the coding sequence ATGAGTAAACATATATTCTTCGTTTTTTCTTTCTTTATCATGATTATCATTACAGGCTGTTCCCCTGTTCAGGAGAACGTAATCGGCCATACAGAGTCAATTGAAGGTGTGCGGGAAATTGTTATCGATTTTGCCAGTACTGATGTGACTTTCCAGCCAAGCGATGAAGGTGAACTAGAAGCTTATCTAACTGTTTATGATGACGGCCCCGGTGTAATTGCGGATCGGTCCTCACGACAATTATCAATTTCTTTAGGCAGTGATATGACGCGCTTATTAAACCTCGAAAAAAAACCGGCTTTAGAGGTTAGAATTCCGCGCCAATTTAGAGGCAAAGTCATTCTGGATGGAGCTTCGGGTAATGTTTCTGGACATAACCTTGACCATCATCAACTTGATATACGTTCCAGCAGCGGAAATGTTAATCTTCATTTTAGCGAATTAAATAATAAAGTTGAAATCAAAACCACAAGCGGAAACGCCTCTGTTGTATTTGATGAAGAACAGCCCAATGTTAATTTAGCGATTGATACAAACAGCGGGAGGCAATCAATCAACCTCTCTTTAGATAAACAATCACAATCAAAAAAAGGATTACATGGCTCCGCCGGGGACGCCGGCAATAAAATGATAATTCAAACTAAATCCGGAAACATACAGATAAATGAGTGA
- a CDS encoding MerR family transcriptional regulator has translation MLHINEMKKISGVSVRTLRYYDQIDLLKPASKTEGGHRLYSNNELKKLQQIQFLKKIGFPLSEIKSMLEDEQWDWSISLMKQLSYVLSEKNRLSKLEVHLRELINGIAIEGEEYKIKNIISLFTKDSRDMLTYDLNKLEMNNKEVLDKLPNMASTDPDSLEWIALIGQLKKYMHLGYRNSRIQTIISRMSDKIEEDFSEEEAFLDKLWDIRMSPEESEKYSLYPIDQEVLTFMEKAYDYYQTEKQ, from the coding sequence TTGTTGCATATTAATGAAATGAAAAAGATTAGCGGAGTGTCTGTTAGGACTCTACGATATTATGACCAGATTGACCTGCTTAAGCCTGCCTCCAAAACGGAGGGCGGCCATCGATTATATTCGAACAATGAGTTGAAAAAACTGCAGCAAATCCAATTCTTGAAGAAGATAGGGTTCCCATTAAGTGAAATCAAAAGTATGTTAGAGGACGAGCAATGGGATTGGTCAATCAGTCTCATGAAGCAGCTATCCTATGTATTGAGTGAAAAGAATCGCCTCTCAAAGCTAGAGGTTCATTTAAGAGAATTGATCAATGGCATAGCCATTGAGGGAGAAGAATATAAAATCAAGAATATTATAAGTTTATTTACGAAAGATTCACGAGATATGTTAACCTATGACCTTAATAAATTGGAAATGAATAATAAAGAAGTTTTAGATAAGCTTCCAAATATGGCTAGTACTGATCCGGATTCATTAGAGTGGATCGCTCTAATAGGGCAGCTAAAAAAGTATATGCACCTGGGCTATCGTAATTCACGCATACAAACTATCATTAGCAGAATGAGCGACAAAATAGAGGAGGATTTCAGTGAGGAGGAGGCCTTTTTAGACAAACTCTGGGATATAAGGATGTCACCAGAGGAGTCAGAAAAGTATAGCCTTTATCCCATCGATCAAGAGGTTCTTACGTTTATGGAGAAAGCCTATGATTATTACCAGACGGAAAAACAGTGA
- a CDS encoding GAP family protein has product MGAELLLYLSGLALLDTLSPAIIGVTLYLLLTDSQNVTARLFAFVFTVFILYFSLGLSMMLGLTYIMDTFSSLFQNKLFSWIIFVIGMILFVASFFITTNKKSAIPIPRTHSIASMVMIGVLTFLIEAGTALPYFAAIGLFITNDMPMIQWLPLLAAYNMMMILPAIVLFLGNKLFKKWITPILVNLHNKLSSSSNSVLSWVMCIVGLILIVNTLDYL; this is encoded by the coding sequence ATGGGAGCAGAGCTGTTGCTTTATTTGAGCGGATTAGCGTTATTGGATACGTTAAGTCCGGCCATTATTGGTGTAACGCTATATTTGTTATTGACGGATAGCCAAAATGTAACCGCAAGATTGTTTGCCTTTGTATTCACTGTATTTATTTTGTATTTCTCCTTAGGGCTATCCATGATGCTAGGGCTCACCTACATTATGGATACCTTCTCAAGCCTGTTTCAAAACAAACTATTCAGCTGGATTATTTTTGTTATTGGAATGATTCTATTTGTGGCTAGCTTCTTTATCACCACCAACAAAAAAAGTGCGATTCCCATCCCACGGACACATAGCATTGCCTCAATGGTAATGATCGGGGTGCTAACGTTTCTGATAGAGGCTGGTACTGCCTTGCCATACTTTGCTGCTATAGGATTATTTATCACAAACGATATGCCCATGATTCAGTGGTTACCCTTGCTTGCAGCATATAATATGATGATGATCCTGCCAGCTATCGTTCTCTTTTTGGGCAATAAGCTGTTTAAGAAATGGATAACGCCAATCTTGGTTAATCTTCACAATAAACTGTCAAGCAGCTCGAATTCAGTCCTTTCATGGGTCATGTGCATCGTTGGGCTGATACTGATCGTTAATACGCTTGATTATTTATGA